A portion of the Intestinibacillus sp. Marseille-P6563 genome contains these proteins:
- a CDS encoding glucosamine-6-phosphate deaminase, with amino-acid sequence MKVIVTKNYEESCQVTANMILDQVRANPASKLGLATGGTAEPVYPIMVDACKKGEVDFSQITTVNLDEYMGMDPTNDQSYRYYMNQRFFIPAGIDLARTFVASGKNDPEKEIALFNEKLYGDGHFVDIQLLGIGVSGHIGFNEPGTMISGVHVQKLEESTIKANARFFENEADVPTEAMTMGLGDILKAGKIVLIATGANKAPALRKVLLDDEVTADVPATVLKMHRDVTIVIDEALAAEIGWKN; translated from the coding sequence ATGAAAGTTATCGTTACAAAGAATTATGAAGAGTCCTGTCAGGTTACTGCCAATATGATTCTGGACCAGGTTCGTGCAAACCCTGCTTCCAAGCTTGGTCTGGCTACTGGTGGTACCGCGGAACCGGTATACCCGATTATGGTTGATGCCTGCAAGAAAGGCGAAGTTGATTTCTCGCAGATCACCACAGTGAACCTCGACGAATACATGGGGATGGATCCGACCAACGACCAAAGCTACCGTTACTATATGAACCAGCGTTTCTTCATTCCGGCTGGTATCGACCTTGCACGCACCTTTGTAGCTTCGGGCAAGAACGACCCGGAAAAGGAAATCGCTCTGTTTAATGAAAAGCTGTATGGTGATGGCCATTTCGTAGACATCCAGCTTCTGGGCATCGGTGTCAGCGGCCACATCGGCTTCAATGAACCGGGCACGATGATTTCCGGCGTACACGTACAGAAGCTCGAAGAAAGCACCATCAAGGCCAACGCTCGTTTCTTCGAAAACGAAGCAGACGTACCGACCGAAGCGATGACCATGGGTCTGGGCGACATTCTGAAGGCTGGCAAGATCGTTTTGATCGCAACGGGTGCCAACAAGGCTCCGGCTCTGCGCAAGGTCCTGCTCGACGATGAGGTCACCGCAGATGTACCGGCTACGGTGCTCAAGATGCATCGTGATGTCACGATTGTCATTGATGAAGCTCTGGCTGCTGAAATCGGCTGGAAAAACTAA
- a CDS encoding DUF6514 family protein, producing MLEYVAVNQPATKEEGEEGTVSSGVAAYQDDCLVDTIEDVVPDFAEAKQLAQMLNRFEVSLLHFHDVVEDYIAQR from the coding sequence ATGTTGGAATATGTTGCAGTGAACCAACCAGCAACAAAAGAAGAAGGAGAAGAGGGAACCGTCAGCAGCGGGGTGGCGGCCTATCAGGATGATTGCCTGGTAGACACGATCGAAGATGTTGTACCGGACTTTGCAGAAGCAAAGCAGCTGGCACAGATGCTGAATCGGTTTGAGGTATCATTGCTTCATTTCCATGATGTCGTGGAAGATTACATAGCCCAACGTTAA
- a CDS encoding C-GCAxxG-C-C family protein, with product MESRVEKAVELHHKGYNCAQSIVCAYCDLFGIDEETAYKASEAFGFGMGQMEVCGALTGACMLAGLKNSGGLAQVGKTKAQTYKLDRVLGEAFREMNKSVLCRDLKGVETGVVLRSCDGCVEDGARLVEKYLLED from the coding sequence ATGGAAAGTCGAGTTGAGAAAGCAGTAGAGCTGCATCATAAGGGATACAACTGCGCGCAGTCGATCGTTTGTGCTTACTGTGACCTGTTTGGTATAGACGAGGAGACGGCCTACAAAGCCAGCGAAGCGTTTGGCTTTGGAATGGGTCAGATGGAAGTCTGCGGTGCTTTGACAGGCGCCTGCATGCTGGCAGGCTTGAAAAACAGCGGTGGCTTGGCACAGGTCGGCAAGACCAAAGCACAGACCTATAAGCTGGACCGCGTTTTGGGAGAGGCATTCCGCGAAATGAACAAAAGCGTGCTGTGCCGGGACCTGAAAGGGGTAGAAACCGGTGTAGTACTCCGCTCGTGCGACGGCTGTGTGGAAGACGGTGCACGGCTGGTTGAGAAATATTTACTGGAAGACTAA
- a CDS encoding N-acetylmuramoyl-L-alanine amidase, with protein sequence MRKKLLCGMLALLMLFAAVAPALAAETDVYAAGKTAYVSKMEIFLDGEQVYPSGYLISTGDSAYTYFKIRDIAYLMRDKECKFNVEYDAATDSIIATRGETYVGDGTELQPVGSGNQIATAANLPILVDGEEVTMDAYTVKGFTYYKLRDIGETFGFEVDYRNDSKQGIMKTPGYVEPEPEPEPEPEPTPEPTPDPEPTPDPEPVPNPAPEPEPETSHIDGQLTVLIDVGHGGSDGGSSGIAPSTYVNYKGETVKAGSTMQEKDFNLPVALYLRDMLEASGVNVIMTAEEDKYVSFATRKEIIEENADVADFCFSVHHNAYNGNAAGFEILAQIQYENGGAGKELGATLEKYYYANGRTRHRPTVFRHGQNGDYYAILRYAANVDMLAVISEYAFIDNSGDVACVLSDAGLRAEAQAMHDAILEFFSTHEY encoded by the coding sequence ATGCGCAAAAAATTACTTTGTGGGATGTTGGCTTTGCTGATGCTGTTTGCAGCAGTCGCACCGGCGTTGGCGGCTGAAACCGATGTCTATGCCGCTGGCAAAACGGCATATGTCAGCAAAATGGAGATTTTTCTCGATGGTGAACAGGTTTATCCGTCCGGCTATTTGATCAGTACAGGGGATTCGGCCTATACATATTTTAAAATCCGTGACATCGCCTATTTGATGCGCGATAAGGAATGCAAGTTCAATGTCGAGTACGATGCGGCAACCGATTCGATCATTGCCACCCGTGGGGAAACCTATGTGGGGGATGGCACCGAATTGCAGCCGGTCGGCAGCGGCAATCAGATTGCCACAGCGGCCAATCTGCCCATTCTGGTCGATGGCGAAGAAGTCACCATGGATGCTTACACCGTCAAGGGCTTTACGTATTATAAGCTGCGTGACATTGGCGAAACCTTTGGGTTTGAAGTCGATTATCGCAATGACAGCAAGCAGGGCATCATGAAAACTCCGGGCTACGTAGAACCCGAGCCGGAGCCCGAACCCGAACCCGAACCGACTCCAGAGCCTACCCCAGATCCGGAACCCACGCCGGACCCGGAGCCCGTGCCCAATCCGGCCCCTGAGCCGGAGCCGGAAACCTCTCACATTGATGGTCAGCTTACGGTGCTGATCGACGTGGGACATGGCGGCTCGGATGGCGGCTCGAGTGGTATTGCTCCGAGCACGTATGTAAACTACAAGGGCGAAACAGTCAAGGCCGGCTCCACTATGCAGGAGAAGGACTTTAACCTGCCTGTGGCGCTCTATCTGCGCGATATGCTGGAAGCAAGTGGCGTAAACGTCATTATGACCGCCGAGGAAGATAAGTATGTATCCTTTGCGACCCGCAAAGAAATCATCGAAGAAAATGCCGATGTTGCCGATTTCTGCTTCAGCGTGCATCACAATGCGTATAACGGCAATGCAGCTGGATTCGAGATTCTGGCACAGATCCAATATGAAAACGGCGGCGCTGGTAAGGAATTGGGCGCGACGCTGGAGAAATATTATTATGCCAACGGACGCACCCGGCATCGTCCGACGGTGTTCCGCCATGGACAGAATGGTGACTATTATGCCATCCTGCGCTATGCAGCGAACGTTGACATGCTGGCCGTCATCAGCGAATATGCATTTATTGACAACAGCGGCGATGTAGCCTGCGTTTTGTCGGATGCAGGTCTTCGTGCAGAAGCCCAGGCCATGCACGACGCCATCTTGGAGTTTTTCTCCACACATGAATATTAA
- a CDS encoding N-acetylmuramoyl-L-alanine amidase: MLKRMTALAVALWMLLIGGVTALAADKTALANTMDILLDGQSVRPEGYVIEGYTYFKLRDIAYLMQNKSCKFSVGYNASSRSISIKTQSAYSPDGSEMESTATGSKRATPSTMTVLVDGTKKSLDAYNIGGYTYYKLRDLGSALGFSVGFVDSSRQITITTEPAEPEPDFDTDAHLDGKLTILLDPGHGGADPGASSPDGQYDENHLNLEVALYLRDMLQAQGVTVYMTRTDTDTYPSLDDRADMIKQYRESLDFFLCIHHNSGGGTGAEVLVPSDAQDPSGYSKEMAELILEEFEELGLRNRGDKDGSGMRVLRGASENDVPGVLTEFCFLDTDDIAFVSTTEGRKAEAAALYRAIMAFFQDHAY; encoded by the coding sequence ATGTTAAAAAGAATGACGGCGCTGGCCGTAGCCCTATGGATGTTGCTCATTGGGGGTGTGACTGCGTTGGCAGCCGATAAGACAGCGCTGGCCAATACGATGGATATTCTGCTGGACGGACAGTCTGTCCGTCCGGAAGGTTATGTGATCGAAGGCTATACCTATTTTAAACTGCGTGACATCGCGTATCTGATGCAGAATAAATCCTGCAAGTTCAGCGTGGGTTACAATGCCTCCAGCCGCAGCATTTCGATCAAAACCCAGTCGGCATACAGTCCGGATGGCAGCGAAATGGAGAGTACCGCAACCGGAAGCAAGCGTGCTACCCCGTCGACCATGACGGTTTTGGTGGATGGCACTAAAAAATCGTTGGACGCCTACAACATCGGCGGCTATACCTATTATAAGCTGCGTGATTTGGGAAGCGCGCTGGGATTCAGTGTAGGCTTTGTCGACAGCAGCCGGCAAATCACCATTACCACCGAACCGGCCGAGCCGGAGCCGGATTTTGATACCGACGCGCATCTGGATGGCAAACTCACCATCCTGCTCGATCCGGGTCACGGCGGCGCCGACCCCGGCGCTTCCAGCCCGGACGGTCAGTATGATGAAAACCATCTCAACCTGGAAGTAGCGCTCTACCTGCGGGATATGCTGCAAGCTCAGGGCGTGACCGTGTATATGACACGTACGGATACTGATACCTATCCATCTCTGGATGACCGGGCGGACATGATTAAGCAATACCGGGAATCGCTCGATTTCTTCCTGTGTATCCATCACAACTCGGGCGGCGGCACGGGTGCAGAGGTCTTAGTACCTTCCGATGCCCAGGACCCGTCTGGATACAGCAAAGAAATGGCGGAACTGATTTTGGAGGAGTTTGAGGAACTCGGCCTGCGCAACCGCGGCGACAAAGATGGTTCGGGTATGCGTGTGCTGCGCGGAGCATCGGAAAACGATGTGCCTGGAGTGCTGACCGAATTTTGCTTCCTCGATACCGATGACATTGCCTTTGTATCCACCACTGAAGGCCGTAAGGCCGAAGCTGCGGCACTGTATCGGGCCATCATGGCATTCTTCCAGGACCATGCTTATTAA
- a CDS encoding ROK family protein, with translation MRIGIDLGGTNTVVSLCQEDGKMLCKKGLPTRTGQPEQMKEDMKTLALALCQEQGIAPDAVTQIGIGVPGTFEKETATLVFGTNLGMNNVCFAQVFAPEFACPVKLDNDANCAALGEVIAGAGTGCQNAVMVTLGTGVGGGIVIDGKVYSGCNDVAGEIGHMVVAVDGLPCNCGRKGCLEAYASATGMIRLATMALEKGGESLLREKMQANDGKLTAKMVCDARDEGDALAAEVFDEYCKYLASGLTSLVNILQPEKMIIGGGVAGYGEKLLQPLREIVERDSFHGIGKNTQIVQAVLGNDAGLIGAAML, from the coding sequence ATGCGCATTGGAATTGATTTGGGCGGCACCAATACTGTGGTCAGCCTGTGCCAGGAAGATGGCAAGATGCTGTGCAAAAAGGGCCTGCCCACCCGCACCGGGCAGCCGGAGCAAATGAAGGAAGATATGAAGACCCTGGCGCTGGCCTTGTGTCAAGAGCAGGGGATCGCACCTGATGCCGTGACCCAAATCGGCATCGGCGTACCGGGTACCTTTGAAAAGGAAACCGCGACGTTGGTGTTTGGCACCAATCTGGGCATGAACAACGTTTGCTTTGCACAGGTATTCGCGCCTGAGTTTGCGTGCCCGGTCAAGCTGGACAATGACGCCAATTGTGCCGCTTTGGGTGAAGTCATTGCAGGCGCGGGGACCGGCTGTCAGAATGCTGTCATGGTCACCCTGGGCACCGGTGTCGGCGGCGGTATTGTCATCGATGGCAAGGTATACAGCGGCTGCAACGATGTTGCAGGCGAAATTGGCCACATGGTCGTTGCGGTGGACGGCTTGCCGTGCAACTGCGGCCGCAAGGGCTGCTTGGAAGCCTATGCGTCGGCAACCGGGATGATTCGTTTGGCGACCATGGCTCTAGAAAAGGGCGGAGAAAGCCTGTTGCGGGAAAAGATGCAGGCCAACGACGGCAAACTGACTGCGAAGATGGTCTGCGATGCCCGGGATGAAGGCGACGCACTGGCTGCCGAAGTGTTTGATGAGTATTGCAAATATCTGGCCAGCGGTCTGACCAGCCTGGTCAACATCCTGCAGCCGGAAAAGATGATTATCGGCGGCGGCGTGGCCGGCTATGGGGAAAAGCTGTTGCAGCCTCTGCGTGAGATCGTCGAGCGGGACAGTTTCCACGGCATTGGAAAAAATACGCAGATTGTCCAGGCTGTGCTTGGAAACGACGCCGGACTGATTGGCGCGGCTATGCTATAA
- a CDS encoding phosphatase: MKIIADLHTHTNVSHHAHSTLTEMVQGAKRAGHRAIAITNHGPAMEDGAHQWHFANLNIVPRKIDDVVVLRGVELNILPPDGGIDPIELRYLKNLDYVIASFHVQAFLPAGPEVHTLALENILRNPYVTTLGHLGSEEFAFDQERIISQCNEFGKIVEINNNSLAIRRGSRKNCTSIAKLCMKYRVPIVVTSDAHISYMVGKVQDAMQMLEEIDFPEELILNTDWDRLAAYFQKIRGLDINSFQEGEV, translated from the coding sequence ATGAAAATCATTGCAGATTTGCACACACATACCAATGTGTCGCATCATGCACACAGTACGCTGACCGAAATGGTCCAAGGGGCCAAACGGGCCGGACACCGTGCGATTGCAATCACCAATCACGGTCCGGCGATGGAGGATGGCGCCCATCAGTGGCATTTTGCCAATCTGAACATTGTGCCGCGAAAGATTGACGATGTGGTAGTCCTGCGCGGTGTGGAACTCAACATTCTTCCGCCGGACGGCGGCATCGACCCGATCGAATTGCGGTATCTGAAAAACTTGGATTATGTGATCGCCTCGTTCCATGTGCAGGCCTTCCTGCCGGCTGGCCCTGAAGTACACACCTTGGCGCTGGAAAATATTCTGCGCAATCCATACGTCACGACGCTGGGCCATCTGGGCTCGGAAGAATTTGCCTTTGATCAGGAACGCATCATTTCCCAGTGCAATGAATTTGGGAAAATCGTGGAGATCAATAATAATTCCTTGGCCATCCGCCGCGGAAGCCGCAAAAACTGCACCAGCATTGCCAAGTTGTGCATGAAGTACCGGGTGCCCATCGTGGTGACCAGCGATGCGCATATTTCGTATATGGTCGGCAAAGTGCAGGATGCCATGCAGATGCTGGAGGAAATCGATTTTCCGGAAGAACTGATTCTCAATACCGATTGGGATCGTCTGGCAGCGTATTTTCAAAAAATCCGTGGTTTGGATATCAATAGCTTTCAAGAGGGAGAAGTGTAA
- the hprK gene encoding HPr(Ser) kinase/phosphatase: MQLKEFGVCLGDLIQEFNFEVIYGPDGFDKIEITKDDVSRPGLQLAGFFDFFDPNRLQVMGKVETTYVESFEPEKRTEIFERLFSAGIPAMIISRNIDIFPECLEAAKKYGVPLLRTNEFTSTIINAIVASLKVSLAPRITLHGVLIEIYGEGVLLLGDSGVGKSETAIELVKRGHRLIADDAVEIKRVSDKTLVGTSPDVIRYFIELRGIGIVDVRRIFGVGSVKLTEKIEMVINLENWEEGKQYDRLGLEGQTTSILDIRVPSLTIPVKPGRNLAVIIEVAAMNNRYKKMGYNAAKELQERMLRSFGG, translated from the coding sequence ATGCAGCTAAAAGAGTTTGGCGTTTGCCTGGGTGATCTGATCCAGGAATTTAATTTTGAAGTGATCTACGGGCCGGACGGATTTGATAAAATAGAAATCACCAAGGATGACGTGAGCCGCCCGGGTTTGCAGCTTGCCGGCTTTTTTGACTTTTTTGACCCCAACCGTTTGCAGGTCATGGGCAAGGTGGAAACCACCTATGTTGAAAGCTTTGAACCGGAAAAGCGCACCGAGATTTTTGAGCGTCTGTTTTCTGCCGGTATCCCGGCCATGATTATCTCGCGCAACATCGATATTTTCCCCGAGTGTTTGGAAGCGGCAAAGAAATATGGCGTCCCGCTGCTGCGCACCAATGAATTTACGTCGACCATCATCAATGCCATCGTGGCATCCCTGAAAGTGTCGCTCGCGCCGCGCATTACGCTCCATGGTGTACTCATTGAGATCTACGGTGAAGGTGTTCTGCTGCTGGGCGATTCGGGCGTCGGTAAGTCGGAGACGGCAATCGAGCTGGTCAAGCGCGGCCACCGTCTGATCGCGGACGATGCGGTCGAGATCAAGCGCGTGTCGGACAAGACTCTGGTTGGTACGTCGCCGGATGTCATTCGGTATTTCATCGAGCTGCGTGGCATCGGTATCGTTGATGTGCGCCGCATCTTTGGTGTGGGCTCGGTTAAGCTGACCGAAAAGATCGAAATGGTCATCAACCTGGAAAACTGGGAAGAAGGCAAGCAGTATGACCGCCTGGGCCTGGAAGGCCAGACGACCAGCATTTTGGACATCCGTGTGCCGTCTTTGACCATCCCGGTCAAGCCGGGCCGAAATCTGGCCGTCATCATCGAAGTTGCAGCGATGAACAACCGCTACAAAAAGATGGGTTACAATGCAGCAAAGGAACTGCAAGAACGTATGCTCCGCTCGTTTGGCGGCTAA
- the rpmB gene encoding 50S ribosomal protein L28 — protein MAKCDICGKGVTFGIKVSHSHRRSNRTWKPNVRRVKAIVDGTPRHVNVCTRCLRSGKVTRAI, from the coding sequence ATGGCAAAGTGCGATATTTGCGGCAAGGGCGTTACCTTCGGTATTAAGGTTTCCCACTCCCACAGACGTTCCAACCGGACTTGGAAGCCGAATGTCCGTCGTGTAAAGGCTATTGTAGACGGTACTCCCCGCCATGTCAACGTATGTACTCGGTGCCTCCGCTCCGGCAAGGTTACCCGCGCTATCTAA
- a CDS encoding MerR family transcriptional regulator: MRIKQVAEQIGITEKNIRFYEQEGLLHPKRCGAYRDYGPDDLERLKQIKFLRRLGISLACIKQTLEGEITLRDCIDLRREELRQEQMNLKQIDRICRELQSAPVRLEGLAVDGYLQEMDRQESLGQRFINIAYDYLTRAKNIWPTPEFWFEPQDPILKREDFTNELMEYCRREHRTLDIVHEGLEPVAYVDGKKYLFLLEQPHMLELKGLLRVFLPFFTVNTYGFKFAYAYPYQT; this comes from the coding sequence ATGCGAATCAAACAAGTGGCAGAACAGATCGGGATAACCGAAAAGAACATTCGCTTTTATGAGCAGGAAGGTCTGCTCCATCCCAAGCGGTGTGGTGCATATCGGGACTATGGCCCTGACGATTTGGAACGCCTGAAACAGATTAAATTTTTACGCCGTCTGGGGATCTCCCTGGCCTGCATCAAGCAGACGCTGGAAGGGGAGATCACCCTGCGCGATTGCATTGATTTGCGGCGGGAAGAGTTGCGCCAAGAGCAGATGAATCTCAAACAGATCGACCGCATCTGCCGGGAGCTGCAATCGGCTCCTGTGCGTTTGGAAGGACTGGCGGTCGATGGATACCTGCAAGAGATGGACCGCCAGGAAAGCCTGGGACAGCGCTTTATCAACATTGCGTATGACTATCTGACGAGAGCCAAAAACATCTGGCCGACCCCGGAGTTTTGGTTTGAGCCCCAGGACCCTATTTTAAAGCGCGAAGATTTCACCAATGAATTGATGGAGTATTGCAGGCGGGAGCACCGTACGCTGGACATCGTGCACGAAGGTCTGGAACCGGTGGCCTACGTGGACGGAAAGAAATATCTGTTTCTTTTGGAGCAGCCGCATATGCTGGAACTGAAGGGACTCTTGCGGGTGTTTCTGCCGTTTTTTACGGTCAATACCTACGGCTTTAAATTTGCGTATGCGTATCCCTATCAGACATAA
- a CDS encoding solute:sodium symporter family transporter, translating into MMQFFNSIAFTAITFVGFTALVAIISWWKTRGDNLDTQDGYYLAGRGLTGPVIAGSLLMTNLSAEQLVGNNGQAVRVGMSTMGWEVTSAIALVILAFVLMPKYLKTGLTTVPEFFRERYDEGTRRLVSIIVLLSYVVIMLPNILYAGAQVFVNIFGIDKLLNISYFAAIALVCVATAIVGSIYAIFGGLKAIALSDSINGLGLIVGGLLVPVFGLMFLSGQLGGDGSFLDGFDKFLHTDPAYLNSINEANSPEPWLPWPLLLTGLLVNNMYYWATNQSIIQRAFGAKNLKEAQKGAVFAGFLKIMTPLIIVVPGVICALAYPGQDWGSGDSAYPMLVAEVMPKPVLGFFAAVMFGAILSSFNSVLNSASTIYALDIHRPLFNPTASDARMVKIGQNFGTVVAVISTIMSPFMLYMGGITSFVNSAFAAFNTPIFVCLLCGFFWKKVPSIAAKIVIPVHVVLYFTLQFGLRNVIPWLKDVHYLYFTAVLFIFDMLLMWVIVKKNPRPTDFVLKDAGAVDLTPWKHGKFWATVTLLIMVLAYIIFSPLGFGKSDTSTYQRYLENQTSAAEMVQE; encoded by the coding sequence ATGATGCAGTTTTTCAATTCTATTGCTTTTACTGCGATCACATTTGTGGGCTTCACGGCGCTTGTTGCAATTATCTCTTGGTGGAAAACGCGCGGTGATAACTTGGACACGCAAGACGGCTACTATCTGGCTGGCCGTGGTCTGACTGGTCCGGTCATTGCAGGTTCGCTGCTGATGACCAACCTGTCGGCAGAACAGCTGGTCGGTAACAACGGCCAGGCCGTTCGTGTTGGTATGAGTACGATGGGCTGGGAAGTAACCTCAGCAATCGCGCTGGTTATTCTGGCGTTCGTGCTGATGCCGAAGTATTTGAAAACCGGTCTGACGACCGTACCGGAATTTTTCCGGGAGCGTTACGATGAAGGCACCCGTCGTTTGGTATCCATCATCGTTCTGCTCAGCTATGTTGTCATCATGCTGCCGAACATCCTGTACGCAGGTGCACAGGTATTCGTCAACATTTTCGGCATTGACAAGCTTTTGAACATTTCTTATTTTGCTGCGATTGCGCTGGTTTGTGTGGCAACCGCAATCGTAGGTTCCATCTATGCGATCTTTGGCGGCCTGAAGGCAATCGCGCTGTCGGACTCCATCAATGGTCTGGGTCTGATTGTCGGCGGTCTGCTGGTGCCGGTCTTTGGCCTGATGTTCCTGTCCGGCCAGCTCGGCGGCGATGGCAGCTTCCTGGATGGCTTTGATAAGTTCTTACATACCGACCCGGCTTACCTCAACTCGATCAACGAGGCCAACTCGCCCGAGCCGTGGCTGCCGTGGCCGCTGCTGCTGACCGGCCTGCTGGTCAACAACATGTACTATTGGGCAACCAACCAGTCGATCATCCAGCGTGCCTTTGGTGCAAAGAACCTGAAGGAAGCACAGAAGGGCGCGGTATTCGCAGGTTTCCTGAAGATCATGACTCCGCTGATCATCGTTGTGCCGGGCGTTATCTGCGCACTGGCTTACCCGGGCCAGGACTGGGGCAGCGGCGACTCCGCATACCCGATGCTGGTTGCAGAGGTTATGCCTAAGCCGGTACTGGGCTTCTTCGCAGCCGTTATGTTTGGCGCGATCTTGTCCTCGTTCAACTCGGTTCTGAACTCGGCATCGACCATCTATGCACTCGATATTCACCGTCCGCTGTTTAACCCCACGGCATCCGATGCCCGTATGGTTAAGATCGGTCAGAATTTCGGTACGGTTGTTGCAGTTATTTCGACCATCATGAGCCCGTTCATGCTGTACATGGGCGGTATCACCAGCTTCGTAAACTCGGCGTTTGCAGCGTTCAATACCCCGATCTTCGTTTGCCTGCTGTGCGGCTTCTTCTGGAAGAAGGTTCCGTCCATTGCGGCCAAGATCGTTATCCCGGTACACGTTGTGCTGTACTTTACGCTCCAGTTTGGTCTGCGTAATGTGATTCCGTGGCTGAAGGATGTACACTATCTGTACTTCACCGCTGTACTGTTCATCTTTGACATGCTGCTCATGTGGGTCATCGTCAAGAAGAACCCGCGTCCGACCGATTTCGTTCTGAAGGATGCTGGTGCGGTTGACCTGACTCCGTGGAAGCACGGCAAGTTCTGGGCAACGGTTACGCTGCTCATCATGGTATTGGCGTATATCATCTTCTCGCCCCTTGGCTTTGGCAAGAGCGACACATCCACCTATCAGCGCTATCTGGAGAACCAGACTTCGGCAGCTGAAATGGTGCAGGAATAA